A window of the Zeugodacus cucurbitae isolate PBARC_wt_2022May chromosome 2, idZeuCucr1.2, whole genome shotgun sequence genome harbors these coding sequences:
- the LOC105219855 gene encoding protein NDUFAF4 homolog, whose amino-acid sequence MGKVMSMVANKMNRFNVENRAHRILERDKPVPAPKYESNIQDMQRALELDPQLVDKLNKKDLALDDRLKNVYVTSEDRFIDYAAQRTDPNKPLPLSRKTPQDFEYGYREPTRVGAGRCTLRQAMQFITDHQSDPELWTKQRIAADYKLKEEVVGNILHYFKSFNVYIPDRGQKERILSQSSKKLIESKKEE is encoded by the exons aTGGGTAAAGTCATGTCAATGGTCGCAAATAAAATGAACCGCTTTAATGTGGAAAACAGGGCACATCGCATACTGGAGCGTGATAAGCCTGTGCCGGCGCCGAAATACGAATCGAATATTCAGGACATGCAGCGAGCGCttgaat tggaTCCACAGCTGGTAGATAAGCTAAACAAAAAAGATTTAGCGCTGGATGAtcgattaaaaaatgtttatgtaaCTTCCGAGGATCGATTT ATTGACTATGCTGCGCAACGTACCGATCCAAATAAACCGCTTCCATTAAGTAGAAAAACACCACAAGATTTTGAGTATGGCTACAGAGAACCAACACGAGTTGGCGCAGGTCGTTGTACACTGCGGCAAGCAATGCAATTTATAACGGATCATCAAAGTGATCCAGAATTGTGGACGAAACAAAGAATTGCGGCAGATTATAAATTGAAAGAAGAAGTTGTCG gtaacattcttcattattttaaaagctttaatgTGTACATCCCAGATAGAGGTCAAAAGGAACGCATTCTTTCTCAATCTAGtaagaaattaattgaaagcaAGAAAGAGGAGTAA
- the LOC105219864 gene encoding SKI8 subunit of superkiller complex protein, producing MFSLLHKEEAAHDDGIWSCSWGRLHPEESQPDNAAEEKDPDASNDSMYGKKKAEPVDFIVTGGLDDLVKVWDIRDDDQLKLRHTLKGHSLGVVSVAVSPDGKTIASSSLDSSLCFWDSKTGQQKHLLSFGPVDLWTVAFSPCNKYVISGSNDGKISMYSVETGKAEQVLDPQNGKFTLSIAYSPDGKYIASGAIDGIITIFDVAAGKVAQTLEGHAMSVRSLCFSPNSQMLLTASDDGHMKLYDVAHSDVAGTLSGHASWVLCVSFSEDGKHFASSSSDMSVKIWDFAERKCMHTFSEHSDQAWGVKYSLSDDKVISVSEDKSLNLYNCPPNIVA from the exons atg TTCTCTCTATTGCATAAAGAAGAGGCTGCACACGATGACGGG ATTTGGTCATGCTCATGGGGACGTCTACATCCGGAAGAGAGTCAACCTGATAATGCTGCTGAAGAAAAGGACCCAGACGCTAGTAATGATTCAATGTACGGTAAAAAGAAAGCTGAACCCGTTGATTTTATTGTAACCGGTGGTTTGGATGACTTGGTGAAAGTATGGGATATCCGAGACGACGACCAGTTAAAACTTCGCCACACATTGAAAGGCCATTCTCTAGGTGTTGTTTCTGTCGCTGTGAGCCCAGATGGGAAAA CAATCGCGAGTAGTTCTTTGGACTCAAGTCTCTGCTTTTGGGATTCCAAAACTGGACAACAGAAGCATTTGCTTTCGTTTGGTCCGGTGGATCTGTGGACTGTAGCGTTTTCTCCTTGCAACAAGTATGTAATTTCGGGATCGAATGATGGAAAAATCTCAATGTACAGCGTCGAAACGGGAAAGGCCGAACAAGTACTAGATCCACAAAATGGGAAATTCACCTTAAGCATTGCCTAT AGTCCAGATGGCAAGTATATAGCCAGTGGTGCTATAGATGGCATTATTACTATATTTGATGTAGCAGCAGGCAAAGTGGCGCAAACTTTAGAAGGTCATGCCATGTCAGTGCGAAGCTTATGTTTTTCACCAAATTCTCAGATGCTGTTAACTGCTTCCGATGATGGCCATATGAAACTATACGATGT agcTCACTCAGACGTCGCCGGCACTTTATCAGGCCATGCATCGTGGGTGCTGTGTGTTTCATTCTCCGAAGATGGCAAACATTTCGCATCTTCTTCTAGCGATATGAGCGTAAAGATTTGGGATTTCGCCGAACGTAAATGTATGCACACATTTTCGGAACACAGCGATCAGGCATGGGGCGTTaaatacagtttatcagatgacAAAGTCATATCGGTGTCAGAAGACAAATCACTCAATTTGTATAACTGTCCGCCTAATATTGTTGCTTAA